One genomic segment of Pleurodeles waltl isolate 20211129_DDA chromosome 11, aPleWal1.hap1.20221129, whole genome shotgun sequence includes these proteins:
- the ZBTB38 gene encoding zinc finger and BTB domain-containing protein 38 — translation MSNLEDLVDSHHKETVFNSLNDQRMQGVFCDVTIVVEDVKFKAHRNVLAASSPYFRQHFLRPSLHVASHIMELNDLKADVFTEILNFIYSSKVKVKRKETFHDLATAGKMLGIPFLENLQHDNQSNKSKTSSVHSAKPVVSPTPFALYSSSVGLNTEISNKKGDDHAIASGPRITNAFSIVETENSDGVFSPLDLRANLKRTPEGIKVTDVPRGNHVSSRTESLYALAEHSYAVSSSSDTFLRKDLSLEHGTPPVSKDGKENQPFTIPPTIQAPKVACSSPKKALLKKYAGLSNTELETPQPDMEINSDQQIMSILNSHQGVAFQFSRKNENDISKTSPNNIPDTESLNSPVALGDHLQVPKKHHPPFKCKNCSKPFTHHKHLGRHEHICLRAAPLLLKSEEAQMIVDKGTTDNMSGTLYTDQLPLLPMKQMSNFSIEGDTVADKDHFVKIVNGQIFYICNVCQRTYLTLSSLRRHSNVHSWTKTYPCHYCNKVFALAEYRTKHEIWHTGDRRYQCILCLETFMTYCILKNHQKSFHGIDPRLGVRRKTANGGLKSNVYPHKLYRLLPMKGRNTSRTAQNSVSLENVNTQNCDTISTPCITLDSDLPAYFQEIGDNLNSTVTLINTCENSEATTLNTVSAVPRELQSDIKQPPVPEKSASPIEKEFSSSKQELDALGSQSQNVSTITSHTFSVPSVIMHSSRVSSVIVHGNEVASLETRGNQISKPDLSQAIKEERGEESDNVGDSNTNTKSVTCSIPEHPMESDEIADSKDASKGTTDIVQGESKTETYIAKPALPSTFISSGVEPLCQITVRIGNEAMVRRHIPESNLFYKKGRSKYFKYEQRDCVQECKAENRERTSGRLRRSSDRSRMNEMWGDPSDHDSNDESWHPYYTYKPKKRSKHLKNVRKVKKRKKLGNRVAESLSENEFDSTSALEHIPTESTTKEDPKEEALDTQATVCDGDVHVKESENAATEDTSKEDIKADILHTQSKGCDEDKSVEEDASSLIEATSKEDIKGEVHDTHSSNCEEDMSVEKDSSTPTDVESKVEIKVKMLNNQSADCDIYMSSEKDVSIPTKDATKEVLKGEKCDTQSIDFDEDILEEETSTTSVEQARNQQMKVEILGSQSTVSDMQVSVEEDTSAENVHPAPSFSSCELCQMVFSNPSTLKVHMRCHTGERPYCCKTCDKCFSFLGHLKKHERIHLHVKKYICQYCGKAFALNQTLVKHERTHTGEKLYKCQFCPRSFLYLCTKKDHEQKHELENGVKGFVGLQCSEVCETPDALSMHQNKHFLKNLQHQDSQDGPVEQLKKRPKYFTYQSIKETPESKTKDNSANYSSSDCTTDSAITSEESQEDLTPGNGEDSSNIEKKNPKNNDGGSHSKRFFFEDCFKQNSEQKSWESWQSCQRDLRESGALNCQVANTINNDNLFEKSSLGYL, via the coding sequence ATGTCTAACTTGGAAGATCTTGTTGACAGTCATCACAAGGAAACTGTGTTCAACAGTTTGAACGATCAGCGGATGCAAGGGGTATTCTGTGATGTCACCATTGTTGTGGAAGATGTCAAATTCAAGGCCCACCGAAATGTCCTGGCAGCTTCAAGTCCTTACTTCAGGCAACATTTTCTGAGGCCAAGTCTACACGTTGCTAGCCACATCATGGAGTTGAATGACCTGAAGGCTGATGTGTTTACTGAAATACTTAACTTTATCTATAGCTCCAAGGTGAAGGTGAAGAGGAAAGAGACATTTCATGATCTTGCTACTGCAGGAAAAATGTTGGGTATCCCATTTCTGGAAAACCTTCAGCATGACAATCAGAGTAACAAATCCAAGACATCATCAGTGCACAGCGCAAAGCCTGTAGTATCACCAACTCCATTTGCACTTTATAGTTCTTCAGTCGGCCTTAACAccgagatcagcaacaaaaagggtGATGACCACGCCATAGCTAGTGGACCAAGAATAACCAATGCCTTTTCAATTGTAGAAACGGAGAACAGTGATGGAGTATTTTCCCCCCTAGATCTGAGGGCAAATCTCAAAAGGACCCCAGAAGGCATAAAAGTAACAGATGTTCCCAGGGGAAACCATGTGAGTAGCAGGACAGAATCACTCTATGCTTTAGCTGAACATTCCTATGCTGTTTCTTCCAGCAGTGATACGTTTCTTAGAAAAGATTTGTCCCTTGAACACGGAACACCACCTGTCTCTAAAGATGGCAAAGAAAACCAGCCTTTTACAATACCACCCACGATCCAAGCACCAAAAGTTGCATGCAGTAGCCCAAAGAAGGCTCTTCTAAAGAAGTATGCTGGTTTGAGTAATACAGAGTTGGAAACTCCACAGCCTGACATGGAAATTAACAGTGACCAGCAAATCATGTCTATTTTGAATTCCCACCAAGGAGTGGCATTTCAGTTTTCTCGCAAAAATGAAAACGACATTTCTAAGACATCGCCTAATAACATACCAGATACTGAATCATTGAATAGTCCTGTTGCACTTGGTGACCACCTTCAAGTTCCCAAAAAGCATCATCCGCCTTTCAAGTGTAAGAACTGTAGCAAACCTTTCACCCACCACAAACATCTGGGGAGACATGAACACATCTGCCTCAGAGCAGCCCCCTTGCTTCTCAAGAGCGAAGAGGCACAGATGATAGTGGACAAGGGTACAACTGATAACATGTCTGGGACTTTGTACACAGATCAGCTTCCTTTGTTACCTATGAAACAAATGAGCAATTTCTCCATAGAAGGTGATACAGTGGCAGACAAAGACCATTTTGTGAAAATTGTTAACGGGCAGATATTTTATATTTGTAATGTTTGTCAACGCACCTACTTGACCTTGTCAAGCTTACGCAGGCATTCAAATGTCCATTCGTGGACGAAAACCTATCCATGCCATTATTGTAACAAAGTGTTTGCATTAGCTGAGTATCGCACAAAGCATGAGATATGGCACACTGGGGACAGGCGATATCAGTGTATTTTGTGTCTAGAGACTTTTATGACATACTGTATTCTCAAAAACCACCAGAAGTCTTTCCACGGAATTGATCCACGTCTCGGGGTGAGACGGAAAACAGCTAATGGGGGTTTAAAATCAAATGTCTACCCTCATAAGCTTTATAGACTGTTGCCTATGAAGGGCAGGAACACCTCTCGCACAGCTCAGAATAGTGTGTCACTGGAAAATGTAAACACCCAAAACTGTGACACTATTTCAACTCCTTGCATTACTCTGGACTCTGACCTGCCTGCATATTTTCAGGAAATTGGAGACAATTTAAATAGCACAGTCACACTTATTAATACGTGTGAAAACAGTGAAGCAACAACCCTAAATACTGTTAGTGCTGTACCTAGGGAGCTGCAATCTGACATTAAACAGCCTCCAGTCCCTGAAAAGTCAGCCTCACCAATTGAAAAGGAGTTTAGTTCCAGTAAACAAGAGTTGGATGCTCTAGGTAGCCAAAGTCAAAATGTGTCTACGATTACCAGCCACACTTTTTCTGTCCCATCTGTCATCATGCACAGCAGTAGAGTCTCGTCAGTTATCGTGCACGGTAATGAGGTTGCATCACTTGAAACTAGGGGAAATCAAATATCCAAACCTGACCTAAGCCAAGCTATAAAAGAAGAAAGAGGCGAGGAATCAGACAACGTTGGTGACAGTAACACCAATACAAAATCTGTAACATGCAGCATACCTGAGCATCCAATGGAGTCTGATGAAATTGCTGACTCAAAAGATGCGTCAAAAGGGACCACAGACATTGTGCAAGGAGAGAGCAAAACTGAAACCTACATTGCCAAACCAGCATTACCTTCAACCTTTATCAGCAGTGGGGTTGAGCCACTTTGTCAAATAACAGTGAggattggaaatgaagccatggtgCGAAGGCACATCCCAGAATCTAATCTTTTCTACAAAAAAGGTAGATCAAAATACTTTAAATATGAACAGAGGGACTGTGTGCAGGAGTGCAAAGCAGAGAACAGAGAAAGAACCTCGGGCAGATTGCGCAGATCATCAGACCGTAGCAGAATGAATGAGATGTGGGGTGACCCAAGTGACCATGACTCCAACGATGAGTCCTGGCACCCATACTATACCTACAAACCCAAGAAGAGATCCAAACACTTAAAAAATGTACGAAaagtcaaaaaaaggaaaaaacttggCAACAGAGTTGCTGAAAGTCTCAGCGAAAATGAATTTGACTCCACGAGTGCACTGGAACACATTCCCACTGAGAGTACAACGAAGGAAGACCCCAAGGAGGAGGCGCTAGACACCCAAGCAACAGTTTGTGATGGGGATGTACATGTGAAAGAAAGTGAGAATGCTGCCACTGAGGATACAAGTAAAGAAGACATAAAAGCGGACATTCTTCACACTCAAAGCAAAGGTTGCGATGAAGATAAATCTGTGGAAGAAGATGCATCTTCTCTAATTGAGGCCACAAGTAAGGAAGACATTAAGGGGGAGGTGCATGACACACACAGCTCCAACTGTGAAGAGGATATGTCTGTGGAGAAAGACTCATCTACTCCCACTGATGTAGAAAGTAAAGTGGAAATCAAGGTGAAGATGCTTAACAACCAAAGTGCAGATTGTGATATCTATATGTCTTCGGAAAAAGATGTATCCATTCCCACCAAGGATGCAACTAAAGAAGTCCTGAAGGGGGAGAAATGTGACACTCAAAGTATAGATTTTGATGAGGATATACTGGAAGAGGAAACTTCAACCACTTCAGTTGAGCAAGCAAGAAACCAACAAATGAAGGTGGAGATACTTGGCAGTCAAAGCACAGTTAGTGATATGCAAGTTTCTGTTGAGGAAGACACAAGTGCTGAAAATGTGCACCCAGCTCCTAGTTTTTCTTCTTGCGAGCTCTGTCAGATGGTGTTTAGTAACCCATCAACGTTAAAAGTGCACATGAGATGCCATACTGGTGAAAGGCCCTATTGCTGCAAAACATGTGACAAGTGCTTCTCCTTTCTTGGACATCTCAAGAAACACGAGCGGATTCATTTGCATGTTAAGAAGTATATCTGTCAGTACTGTGGCAAGGCATTCGCTCTCAATCAAACACTTGTAAAGCACGAAAGAACTCACACTGGGGAGAAACTGTACAAATGTCAGTTTTGTCCTCGTAGCTTTCTGTACTTGTGCACAAAAAAGGACCACGAGCAGAAGCATGAACTGGAAAATGGGGTTAAAGGGTTTGTGGGTCTCCAGTGCTCTGAGGTGTGCGAGACACCTGATGCTTTGAGTATGCACCAGAATAAGCACTTTCTTAAAAACCTGCAACACCAGGACAGTCAAGATGGGCCAGTGGAGCAGTTAAAAAAGAGACCAAAATATTTCACATATCAGTCTATCAAAGAAACGCCTGAGTCAAAGACAAAGGATAATAGTGCAAACTATTCTTCCAGTGACTGCACTACTGACTCCGCTATTACCAGTGAGGAAAGCCAGGAAGATCTTACTCCTGGAAATGGAGAGGATAGCagcaatattgaaaaaaaaaatcccaaaaacaaTGATGGTGGCTCCCACTCAAAAAGGTTCTTCTTTGAAGATTGCTTTAAACAGAATTCAGAACAAAAAAGTTGGGAGAGCTGGCAGTCCTGCCAGCGTGATTTAAGAGAAAGTGGAGCCTTGAACTGTCAAGTTGCAAACACCATAAATAATGATAACCTTTTTGAAAAAAGTTCACTGGGGTACCTTTAG